A portion of the Drosophila innubila isolate TH190305 chromosome 3L unlocalized genomic scaffold, UK_Dinn_1.0 0_D_3L, whole genome shotgun sequence genome contains these proteins:
- the LOC117788460 gene encoding uncharacterized protein LOC117788460: MNILDLNDDCLGYLLSHLPADDYKNFSQVCRRFRDLFIYRYGIRNRHLTFDISSTRLQLIELCICRESVQTLTIDLDHFNTSRAYGSHGCKTPINCFGTLCYALEGMVNLQCLELKQLEFIITPVVKPFEKIFAAVRNLNELKILKVCTKDDWTFDNVWHLSHLEELQLNTRKIGVSVLAKCCKSNPNLKALHLGYDCVDKNLKDIVPHCGNLETFKFGMMAESAAYEPLARLPKLRKLIHYGVRRKDSFAPLLKSLAVRSQLQHLEIDGGSLSAEEVLQIVQLKGLQQLKCFCLRAECVEMLAQLKQLQKLSLWMSSRRDISKALLKIVRECKQLQLLRVATGILSEHFIDDVAKLLIGIRDEVTQQPLQLEIPTPTHTVSIEQWSFQNSLLHCSPFEADSWKL; encoded by the exons ATGAATATTTTGGATTTAAACGACGATTGTCTTGGCTATTTACTGAGTCATCTGCCAGCGGACGATTATAAGAATTTTTCCCAAGTCTGCCGGCGATTTCgtgatttgtttatttatcggTACGGTATACGAAATCGCCACTTAACATTCGACATAAGCAGCACAAGACTCCAGCTGATAGAACTCTGCATTTGCCGCGAATCCGTTCAGACGCTCACCATCGATCTTGATCATTTTAATACTTCCCGAGCATACGGATCACATGGATGCAAAACGCCTATCAATTGTTTCGGCACACTTTGCTATGCCTTGGAGGGCATGGTCAACTTACAGTGCTTGGAGTTAAAACAGCTCGAATTTATTATCACACCCGTTGTCAAACCATTTGAGAAGATCTTTGCTGCAGTCAGGAATTTAAACGAGTTAAAGATCTTGAAAGTTTGCACAAAGGATG ATTGGACCTTTGATAATGTGTGGCATCTGAGCCACCTGGAGGAGCTTCAATTAAATACACGGAAAATAGGTGTCTCAGTACTGGCCAAATGCTGTAAATCGAACCCCAATTTGAAGGCGTTGCACCTCGGCTATGACTGTGTCGACAAAAACCTAAAAGACATAGTACCTCATTGCGGAAACCTGGAGACGTTTAAGTTTGGCATGATGGCGGAATCTGCTGCCTACGAGCCGTTGGCTAGGTTACCTAAATTGAGGAAACTCATCCACTACGGCGTTCGGCGCAAAGACTCCTTTGCTCCGTTGCTCAAATCTCTGGCTGTGCGGTCGCAGCTACAACATTTAGAAATCGATGGAGGCAGTCTGAGTGCAGAGGAAGTGCTGCAAATTGTTCAACTAAAGGGACTGCAGCAATTGAAATGCTTTTGCTTGAGGGCCGAATGTGTGGAAATGCTGGCGCAACTCAAGCAACTGCAGAAGCTGAGTCTTTGGATGTCCAGCCGACGCGACATTTCGAAAGCCCTACTCAAAATTGTGCGTGAATGCAAACAACTTCAACTGCTGCGTGTTGCAACTGGAATTTTGTCAGAACATTTTATAGATGACGTCGCCAAGTTGCTAATTGGAATCCGAGATGAGGTGACGCAGCAACCATTGCAGCTGGAAATTCCTACTCCGACCCATACAGTCTCCATTGAG CAATGGTCATTTCAAAATAGTCTGCTGCATTGTTCACCCTTTGAGGCAGATTCTTGGAAACtctaa
- the LOC117787380 gene encoding uncharacterized protein LOC117787380, giving the protein MFRIQLLSEKTIVLVEAAGYESEIFVPQLRNNRIVLTNVIYSRQPKIQASQTQLGVRSSLMRCNRVGHRRLVTATAGLSPGNASSKHSSLDPKFELKLISNGNVLLVECNGYESEIFLPLISSRCVALKRVSACELTQFAYQKSRIQEEAETLRDQKGNENVASLAASLAAQAVGLSKLLVYLPLKDKPNKERTIAVKERPKKKSRQQTKSDTNAKNSDHRKYRSIYSNTS; this is encoded by the coding sequence ATGTTCCGCATACAGTTGCTGTCAGAGAAGACTATCGTCTTAGTGGAGGCAGCTGGATACGAGTCGGAGATATTTGTACCACAGCTGAGAAACAATCGCATCGTATTGACCAATGTCATATACAGCCGTCAGCCGAAAATTCAAGCGAGTCAAACACAACTTGGCGTTCGCTCGTCCTTGATGAGATGCAATCGAGTTGGACACCGAAGGTTGGTAACTGCAACGGCGGGATTATCGCCTGGTAATGCCAGTTCGAAGCACAGTTCTTTGGACCCTAAGTTCGAGTTGAAACTCATTTCAAACGGAAACGTGCTACTTGTGGAATGTAACGGCTATGAATCGGAGATATTTTTGCCTCTTATTTCTAGTCGTTGCGTTGCCTTGAAACGTGTCTCCGCTTGTGAACTGACGCAGTTTGCCTACCAGAAGTCTCGAATACAAGAAGAGGCTGAAACTCTGAGAGACCAGAAaggtaatgaaaatgttgcttCTCTGGCTGCTTCTCTAGCAGCTCAGGCGGTGGGGCTAAGCAAGCTATTGGTATATCTTCCGCTAAAAGATAAACCTAACAAAGAAAGGACGATCGCGGTGAAGGAAAGACCTAAAAAGAAGTCcaggcaacaaacaaaatcagATACTAACGCAAAGAATAGCGACCATCGAAAGTATAGGTCCATCTATTCCAACACCAGTTAA